In a single window of the Pseudomonas entomophila genome:
- a CDS encoding hybrid sensor histidine kinase/response regulator — protein sequence MQTTPLKLLMVEDSSMDAELILMRLERSGFQVQSRLMFDHVGAEHALHAGTFDLILCDCVLPGSSGAEVLAIAQRIAPATPFIFLSGIYGEEHAVEMIRLGATDYVLKKNLPLLPKAVRRALTEVQERQRRRLAEEALADMEARARIAIDAAGMGSWDYRPQDGQMQWDVRCKTLFGLPADTEMSIEVFYAGIHPEDLPRVRDAVEQAMREDNDGHYRVEFRIAQAGPLEPRWLLSSGQTQFVDGQCVRFSGVLQDIHQQRQATRALEQLNEILGERVERRTRERDRAWELSQDLLAVLNKDLTPVTLNPAWEASLGFTRERLGQISLLQLLPEADQQAFLAEIGALSEGRTSARFVGRILHAGGQQRWLSWVVVPDDSLLYVVARDISSERESALELAEANTRLREQIAERERIEAALQQMQRLEAVGQLTAGVAHDFNNLLTVILTGASFLQNDLDKGLLDKAHGRLKHIREAGERGAKLTAQLLAFSRKQRLEPVPLNLNRTLGGLEELLRRTLGGRVSVRLNLEPHLWFALTDPTQTEMIILNLAINARDAMPDGGQLALATRNTRVSTRPQRPQDPEPGDYVMLTISDTGCGMSEDVAAKVFEPFFTTKDIGKGSGLGLAQVFGFAKQSGGGVRIDTAPGRGTQVSVYLPSVRAQADHAVPDQDKGRPLSAGGNHNILLVDDDPLVREMIGDVLRRYGYRVRQAHNGEQALALLDDATDLLLTDFAMPEFNGAQLAQAARERYPRLPVVFLTGYAELDGQELPGSLVIQKPVHEQVLALALAELLENRNLE from the coding sequence ATGCAGACAACGCCACTGAAACTGCTGATGGTCGAAGACAGCTCCATGGACGCCGAGCTGATCCTGATGCGTCTGGAGCGGAGCGGTTTCCAGGTGCAGTCGCGGCTGATGTTCGATCATGTCGGTGCCGAGCACGCCTTGCACGCAGGCACCTTCGACCTGATCCTCTGTGACTGCGTGCTACCGGGCTCCTCGGGCGCCGAGGTGCTGGCGATCGCTCAACGCATCGCTCCGGCCACGCCGTTCATCTTCCTCTCCGGCATCTACGGGGAAGAGCACGCGGTCGAGATGATCCGTCTGGGGGCCACCGACTATGTGCTGAAGAAGAACCTGCCGTTGCTGCCCAAGGCCGTACGCCGGGCGCTGACCGAGGTGCAGGAGCGCCAGCGACGGCGCCTCGCCGAGGAAGCCCTGGCCGACATGGAGGCCCGGGCGCGCATCGCCATCGATGCCGCTGGCATGGGTAGCTGGGATTACCGGCCGCAAGATGGACAGATGCAGTGGGACGTACGTTGCAAGACCTTGTTCGGCCTGCCCGCCGACACCGAGATGAGCATCGAGGTGTTCTACGCCGGCATCCACCCAGAGGACTTGCCCAGGGTGCGCGACGCCGTCGAGCAGGCCATGCGCGAGGACAATGATGGCCACTACCGGGTCGAGTTTCGCATCGCCCAGGCCGGCCCCCTGGAGCCGCGCTGGTTGCTCTCCAGCGGCCAGACGCAATTCGTTGACGGCCAGTGCGTGCGGTTCTCCGGTGTGCTCCAGGACATCCACCAGCAGCGGCAGGCCACCCGCGCCCTGGAGCAGCTCAACGAAATACTTGGCGAGCGGGTCGAGCGCCGTACCCGCGAGCGTGACCGCGCCTGGGAGCTGTCCCAGGACTTGCTGGCGGTGCTCAACAAGGACCTCACGCCCGTGACGCTGAACCCGGCGTGGGAGGCCAGCCTGGGCTTCACCCGCGAACGCCTGGGGCAGATCTCACTGCTGCAACTGCTGCCGGAAGCCGACCAACAGGCCTTTCTAGCCGAAATCGGCGCCCTGTCCGAGGGCCGCACCAGCGCGCGCTTCGTCGGCCGCATCCTGCATGCCGGCGGCCAGCAGCGCTGGCTTTCGTGGGTGGTGGTGCCGGATGACAGCCTCCTGTATGTGGTGGCTCGCGATATCTCCAGCGAACGCGAGTCGGCGCTGGAGCTGGCCGAGGCCAACACCCGCCTGCGCGAACAGATCGCCGAGCGCGAGCGCATCGAAGCGGCGCTGCAGCAAATGCAGCGCCTGGAGGCGGTCGGCCAGCTCACCGCCGGGGTGGCTCACGACTTCAACAACCTGCTGACGGTCATCCTCACTGGCGCCAGTTTTCTCCAGAACGACCTGGACAAGGGTCTGCTGGACAAGGCCCATGGTCGCCTGAAGCACATTCGCGAAGCCGGCGAACGTGGCGCCAAGCTTACCGCGCAGCTGTTGGCGTTTTCCCGCAAGCAGCGCCTGGAGCCAGTGCCGCTGAACCTCAACCGCACCCTCGGCGGTTTGGAGGAACTGCTGCGCCGCACCCTGGGCGGCCGTGTCTCGGTGCGCCTGAACCTGGAGCCCCACCTCTGGTTCGCCCTCACCGACCCGACCCAGACCGAGATGATCATCCTCAACCTGGCAATCAATGCCCGCGACGCCATGCCCGACGGTGGCCAGCTGGCCCTGGCGACCCGCAATACCCGGGTCAGCACCCGCCCTCAGCGCCCGCAAGATCCGGAGCCCGGCGACTATGTGATGCTGACCATCAGCGATACCGGCTGCGGCATGAGCGAAGACGTGGCGGCCAAGGTCTTCGAGCCCTTCTTCACCACCAAGGACATCGGCAAGGGGTCGGGCCTGGGCCTGGCCCAGGTGTTCGGCTTCGCCAAGCAGAGCGGCGGCGGGGTGCGTATCGACACTGCACCCGGCCGCGGCACGCAGGTCAGCGTGTACCTGCCCTCGGTCAGGGCCCAGGCTGATCATGCCGTGCCGGACCAGGACAAGGGGCGCCCGCTGTCCGCTGGTGGCAACCACAACATCCTGCTGGTGGACGACGACCCTCTGGTGCGCGAGATGATCGGCGATGTGCTGCGCCGCTATGGTTATCGGGTACGCCAGGCGCACAATGGCGAACAGGCCCTGGCGTTGCTCGATGACGCCACCGACCTGCTGCTGACCGACTTCGCCATGCCCGAGTTCAATGGCGCACAGCTGGCACAGGCGGCACGCGAACGCTACCCAAGGCTGCCCGTGGTATTTCTGACCGGCTACGCCGAACTGGATGGCCAGGAACTGCCGGGCAGCCTGGTGATCCAGAAACCCGTGCACGAGCAAGTGCTGGCCCTGGCGTTGGCCGAGCTGCTGGAAAACAGGAATCTGGAATGA
- a CDS encoding ABC transporter substrate-binding protein, with protein MLKALCQGLCLSLPLAAGAQAASVVFLNPGYSDETFWVDYSRFMQAAAKDLGMALRVQYSERSADRTLILARAVLQGPQRPDYLVLVNEQYVAPEVIRLSRGTGVKLFLVNNGLTEDQLSSIQAQPEKYPRILGTLVSNDEEAGYQMLKAMVAQLPPANGPVDLLAFAGVKTTPASQLREQGMRRALADYPQVRLRQVVYGGWSRQRAFEQAQMLLERYPATQLVWSANDEMAFGAMRAFEAAGRVPGRDVVFSAVNSSPEALRARIDGRLGVLMGGHFTMGGWAMVMLHDDALGLAVDRDGRQEHQVPSLQLIDVDKARRWLRLLDQDGHGIDFHRFSAEGRATDFRYPFLMSPVDY; from the coding sequence ATGCTCAAGGCCTTGTGTCAGGGCCTGTGCCTGAGCCTGCCGCTGGCAGCCGGCGCACAGGCTGCCTCGGTGGTATTTCTCAATCCGGGCTATTCCGACGAGACGTTCTGGGTCGACTATTCGCGTTTCATGCAGGCCGCCGCCAAGGATCTGGGGATGGCGCTGCGTGTGCAGTACAGCGAGCGCAGCGCGGACCGCACGCTGATCCTGGCCCGGGCCGTGCTACAGGGGCCGCAACGTCCGGACTACCTGGTTCTGGTCAACGAACAGTATGTGGCGCCCGAGGTCATCCGCCTCTCCCGTGGCACGGGGGTGAAACTGTTCCTGGTCAACAATGGCCTCACCGAGGACCAGTTGAGCAGTATCCAGGCCCAGCCTGAGAAGTACCCGCGGATTCTCGGCACCCTCGTCAGCAACGACGAGGAGGCCGGCTATCAGATGCTCAAGGCCATGGTCGCGCAGTTGCCACCTGCGAATGGCCCGGTGGACCTGCTGGCGTTCGCCGGGGTGAAGACCACGCCTGCCTCGCAACTGCGTGAGCAGGGCATGCGCCGGGCGCTGGCGGACTATCCCCAGGTACGCCTGCGCCAGGTGGTTTATGGCGGCTGGAGTCGCCAGCGGGCTTTCGAGCAGGCGCAGATGCTGCTGGAGCGCTACCCCGCAACGCAACTGGTGTGGTCGGCCAACGACGAGATGGCGTTTGGTGCCATGCGCGCGTTCGAGGCGGCGGGTCGGGTGCCGGGGCGCGATGTAGTATTCAGTGCGGTCAACAGCTCGCCCGAGGCCCTGCGGGCACGTATCGACGGGCGCCTGGGGGTGTTGATGGGCGGGCATTTCACCATGGGCGGCTGGGCCATGGTGATGTTGCACGACGACGCCCTGGGCTTGGCCGTGGACCGTGACGGGCGGCAGGAGCATCAGGTGCCGTCCCTGCAACTGATCGACGTGGACAAGGCCCGGCGTTGGCTGAGGCTGCTGGATCAGGACGGCCACGGTATCGATTTTCACCGTTTCAGCGCCGAAGGGCGGGCGACGGATTTTCGCTATCCCTTCCTCATGTCACCCGTCGACTACTGA
- a CDS encoding nitrite/sulfite reductase produces the protein MYVYDEYDQRIIEDRVKQFRDQTRRYLAGELSEEEFRPLRLQNGLYIQRFAPMLRVAVPYGQLNARQTRMLAKIARDYDKGYAHISTRQNVQYNWPALEDIPEILAELATVQMHAIQTSGNCLRNVTTDQFAGVAADELVDPRPWCEIVRQWTTFHPEFAYLPRKFKIAVNGSSDDRAAIEVHDIGLEPVRNAAGELGFRVLVGGGLGRTPVIGSFINEFLPWQDLLSYLDAILRVYNRYGRRDNKYKARIKILVKALTPEVFAEKVEAEMAHLRGGSTTLTEAEVQRVARHFVDPDYLALDNVDYSALDAEHPGFARWRSRNTRAHKKPGYVAVTLSLKPTGVAPGDLTDKQLDAVADFAERYSFGFLRTSHEQNIILADVEQRQLHALWLELREQGFATPNIGLLTDIICCPGGDFCSLANAKSIPIAESIQRRFDDLDYLFDIGELDLNISGCMNACGHHHVGHIGILGVDKKGEEFYQVSLGGNAARDASLGKILGPSFAQDDMADVIEKLISVYVEQRTEDERFIDTYQRIGIDPFKERVYAANH, from the coding sequence ATGTACGTATACGACGAGTACGATCAGCGGATCATCGAGGACCGCGTCAAGCAGTTCCGTGATCAGACCCGCCGCTACCTGGCCGGTGAGCTGAGCGAAGAAGAATTCCGCCCCCTGCGCCTGCAGAACGGCTTGTATATCCAACGTTTCGCGCCGATGCTGCGTGTCGCCGTGCCTTATGGCCAGCTGAACGCCCGCCAGACCCGCATGCTGGCGAAGATCGCCCGCGACTACGACAAGGGTTACGCGCACATCAGTACCCGCCAGAACGTGCAGTACAATTGGCCGGCGCTGGAAGACATCCCGGAAATCCTCGCTGAGCTGGCCACCGTGCAGATGCACGCGATCCAGACCAGCGGCAACTGCCTGCGCAACGTCACAACCGACCAGTTCGCCGGTGTAGCCGCCGATGAGCTGGTCGACCCGCGCCCCTGGTGCGAGATCGTGCGTCAGTGGACCACCTTCCACCCGGAATTCGCCTACCTGCCGCGCAAGTTCAAGATTGCCGTCAACGGTTCGAGCGACGACCGCGCGGCCATCGAAGTGCACGACATCGGCCTGGAGCCGGTGCGCAACGCAGCCGGTGAACTGGGCTTCCGCGTGCTGGTCGGTGGCGGCCTGGGTCGCACCCCGGTGATTGGTTCGTTCATCAATGAGTTCCTGCCCTGGCAGGACCTGCTCAGCTACCTCGATGCCATCCTGCGCGTGTACAACCGTTACGGCCGCCGTGACAACAAGTACAAGGCGCGGATCAAGATCCTGGTCAAGGCCCTCACCCCGGAAGTGTTCGCCGAGAAGGTCGAGGCCGAGATGGCTCACCTGCGCGGTGGCAGCACCACGCTGACCGAAGCCGAAGTACAGCGTGTGGCACGCCACTTCGTCGACCCCGACTACCTGGCCCTGGACAACGTCGACTACAGCGCGCTGGATGCTGAGCACCCAGGCTTCGCCCGCTGGCGTTCGCGCAACACCCGCGCCCACAAAAAGCCGGGCTACGTCGCCGTCACCCTGTCGCTCAAGCCCACCGGCGTCGCCCCCGGCGACCTGACCGACAAACAGCTCGACGCCGTCGCCGACTTCGCCGAACGCTACAGCTTTGGTTTCCTGCGCACCTCTCACGAGCAGAACATCATCCTCGCCGACGTCGAGCAGCGCCAGTTGCACGCCCTCTGGCTGGAGCTGCGCGAGCAAGGCTTCGCCACCCCGAACATCGGCCTGCTGACCGACATCATCTGCTGCCCGGGCGGTGATTTCTGCTCCCTGGCCAACGCCAAGTCGATCCCGATCGCCGAATCCATCCAGCGCCGCTTCGACGACCTGGACTACCTGTTCGACATCGGCGAGCTCGACCTGAACATCTCCGGCTGCATGAACGCCTGCGGCCACCACCACGTCGGCCACATCGGCATCCTTGGCGTGGACAAGAAGGGCGAGGAGTTCTACCAGGTGTCGCTGGGGGGCAATGCCGCCCGCGACGCAAGCCTGGGCAAGATCCTCGGCCCCTCCTTCGCCCAGGACGACATGGCCGACGTGATCGAGAAACTGATCAGCGTGTACGTCGAGCAGCGCACCGAAGACGAGCGCTTCATCGACACCTACCAGCGGATCGGCATCGACCCCTTCAAGGAACGCGTCTATGCAGCGAATCATTAA
- a CDS encoding DUF934 domain-containing protein, which yields MQRIIKHNQIVDETWHLLPKDVSIDELTNCDDYIVPLQLWRDHPSLLKARDGGLGIWLDSDEEAEEIGDDVEHFQVIALNFPAFTDGRNYSNARLLRDRYKFKGELRAIGDVLRDQLFYMARCGFDAFAIRADKNPEDALQSLKDFSVTYQGATDEPLPLFRRR from the coding sequence ATGCAGCGAATCATTAAGCACAACCAGATCGTCGACGAAACCTGGCACCTGCTGCCCAAGGACGTGTCAATCGACGAGCTGACCAATTGCGACGACTACATCGTGCCGCTGCAACTGTGGCGCGATCACCCCAGCCTGCTCAAGGCCCGCGACGGTGGCCTGGGCATCTGGCTGGACAGCGACGAGGAAGCCGAGGAAATCGGTGACGACGTCGAGCACTTCCAGGTCATTGCCCTGAACTTCCCGGCCTTCACCGACGGGCGCAACTACTCCAACGCGCGCCTGCTGCGTGACCGCTACAAGTTCAAGGGCGAACTGCGCGCCATTGGCGACGTGCTGCGCGACCAACTGTTCTACATGGCCCGCTGCGGTTTCGACGCCTTCGCCATCCGTGCCGACAAGAACCCTGAAGACGCGCTGCAAAGCCTGAAGGACTTCTCGGTCACCTACCAAGGCGCCACAGACGAACCACTGCCGTTGTTCCGTCGTCGCTGA